One region of Leptolyngbya sp. FACHB-261 genomic DNA includes:
- a CDS encoding NYN domain-containing protein, with the protein MHYLPSRLSIFVDGNNMFYAQQKNGWFFDPRRVLEHFTARPGVSLVNAFWYTGLKDPQDQRGFRDALISLGYTVRTKLLKEYYDDNSGRYSQKANLDIEIVVDMFNTVDQYDQVVLFSGDGDFERAVELLRGRKTHITVVSTEGMIARELRNATDRYIDLNDIRKHIEKADY; encoded by the coding sequence ATGCATTATCTGCCTAGCCGTCTGTCAATTTTTGTAGACGGCAATAATATGTTCTATGCACAGCAAAAAAATGGTTGGTTTTTTGACCCTCGACGGGTACTAGAGCACTTTACTGCACGACCAGGGGTTTCCTTAGTCAATGCCTTTTGGTACACAGGCCTGAAGGACCCACAAGATCAGCGAGGCTTTAGAGACGCTCTGATTAGTCTGGGCTATACAGTACGCACTAAATTGTTGAAGGAATATTACGACGATAACTCAGGGCGCTACTCGCAAAAGGCAAATTTAGATATTGAAATTGTTGTAGATATGTTTAACACAGTCGATCAGTACGATCAAGTGGTGCTGTTTAGTGGAGATGGTGATTTTGAACGGGCAGTAGAGTTACTTCGGGGTCGAAAAACACATATTACTGTGGTTTCGACGGAGGGAATGATTGCCCGGGAGCTGCGTAATGCAACAGATCGATACATTGATCTGAATGATATTCGCAAACATATTGAAAAGGCTGACTACTGA
- the cbiB gene encoding adenosylcobinamide-phosphate synthase CbiB: MPGKVPETALILILATGLDWLLGDPWSWPHPVSVMGWVIAQYRDLVWKRLSSPVLQKLAGVVLMLILVLGSGSLTWLLIAVAQQIHPWFGLGTASILLASCFAERSLRDAAHEVLAAPSLEQARLRLSRYVGRDTENLSQLEILRATLETVSENAIDGVLAPLFYAIVGSFTPLGAPPVAMAYKALSTLDSMVGYREAPYTDLGWCSARTEDAATWLPCRLGVLSIALLSGRPAQVLRLCQRDASADPSPNAGWSECAYAAALEVQLGGANTYRGVLKVKPLLGDSKQTITAGAVEQALRLTRWMCWIWVGIAVLLLSLNSQALAN; this comes from the coding sequence ATGCCTGGGAAAGTACCAGAAACGGCTCTCATTCTAATTTTAGCAACGGGTCTAGATTGGTTGCTGGGAGATCCCTGGAGCTGGCCTCACCCGGTTAGTGTCATGGGTTGGGTCATTGCTCAATACAGAGATTTAGTTTGGAAACGGCTATCCTCACCTGTTCTCCAAAAGCTAGCAGGCGTGGTACTCATGCTGATCCTAGTGCTGGGCAGTGGCAGCTTAACTTGGTTGCTGATTGCTGTAGCCCAGCAAATTCACCCCTGGTTCGGTTTAGGCACCGCTAGCATCCTATTGGCCTCTTGTTTCGCAGAACGCAGTTTGCGAGATGCCGCCCATGAGGTCTTGGCAGCGCCCTCCCTTGAGCAAGCACGACTCCGGCTCAGCCGCTACGTAGGTCGCGATACCGAGAACTTGAGTCAGCTTGAGATTCTGAGAGCCACTCTCGAAACGGTCAGCGAAAATGCAATTGATGGGGTGCTAGCCCCTCTGTTCTATGCCATTGTGGGCAGCTTTACGCCGCTGGGTGCCCCTCCTGTCGCCATGGCTTACAAAGCCCTCAGCACGCTGGACTCAATGGTGGGTTATCGAGAAGCTCCATACACCGATCTCGGTTGGTGTAGTGCCCGGACAGAGGATGCTGCTACCTGGCTGCCTTGTCGTTTAGGCGTGTTGAGTATTGCCTTGCTTTCGGGTCGTCCGGCTCAAGTCCTGCGTCTGTGTCAACGGGATGCCTCTGCTGACCCTAGTCCCAATGCTGGCTGGAGCGAGTGCGCCTATGCGGCTGCTTTAGAGGTGCAACTGGGGGGAGCCAATACCTATCGAGGGGTACTGAAGGTTAAACCGCTGCTAGGCGATTCCAAACAAACCATAACCGCAGGAGCTGTTGAGCAGGCCCTGCGGTTAACAAGATGGATGTGCTGGATCTGGGTGGGGATCGCTGTGCTGTTACTCAGCCTCAACTCACAAGCTCTAGCGAATTGA
- a CDS encoding DEAD/DEAH box helicase: MLLLHGTWLLESNQSPGFFIWAEGETWRGSAQEVHPFQAAHRDLLLALFTLADELAELVESPPGPVNHTLILPSTKAGPLPSPQWRGHINLRPNLEKPQLRAWQVTGLMLTPAQILEMLPVVPDPEVQTPEELEQEGVLYGVDLRYWREVTLLAQQLLIHQQYVPALSGDRQISRSRWLPVFETNWSQVALYRLGASMPGICRALKASGPLREPAPDSPALLRQVLELLVNTGARRVLSRTGCPEGLDPNNPNAINAWLASLHTYNDQFRCPAPIVALLRECIQGWLKPVLTNWEENFAVSLRLAPPEDGKRWLLELGVQSREDSTVRIRAADLWRPDETTIVATGGQVNAVRNKLRDGLAIAAHIFPPLARLVRSATPSLRYLSTEEAYNFLRDAATALEAQGLAVQVPNWWKQKSSKLGVSLEVRQTEGASQMGLDQVLQYNWKLALGGQSLTFEEFQALAAQKVPLVNVRGQWVNLDPNEVEKAIAFWERQQGSGEMRAGEFLRRSLAQDKGSLGGLEIQNFDAQGMLGDFLSRLKSGDQVELLGAPPGLEGQLRPYQERGVSWLGFLHKWGLGACLADDMGLGKTIEYISHLLWLKKENPKKSLKVLLICPTSVISNWSREVQKFAPSLSVLIQHGSNRLKGQEFIKSASKHDLTLTSYALALRDLKDLKKVEWSGVALDEAQNIKNPDAKQTRAIKQLAQGSRVALTGTPVENRLGELWSIMDFLNPGYLGNSERFKEEFALPIERHQSEEAAGQLRALVQPFILRRLKTDPTIIQDLPEKQESKVYCNLSKEQASLYQAVVQDTMKKLEGAEGIARRGIILATLTKLKQVCNHPAQFLKEGGILAGRSGKLNRLSELIEEIVDEAENDKVLIFTQFAEMGKMLQKHLKSQFQQEVPFLYGSVSKQKRDEMVNEFQQETGGPQFFILSIKAGGVGLNLTRANHVFHFDRWWNPAVENQATDRAFRIGQKKNVQVHKFVCVGTLEERIDQLIESKKALAEQVVGADENWLTELSTDQLRDLFSLSQEALED, encoded by the coding sequence ATGCTGCTTTTACACGGCACTTGGCTTCTGGAGTCTAACCAGTCTCCAGGCTTTTTCATCTGGGCGGAGGGTGAAACCTGGCGCGGCAGTGCTCAAGAGGTTCATCCTTTTCAAGCAGCCCATCGCGACCTGCTCCTAGCCCTGTTCACCTTAGCGGATGAATTGGCAGAGTTGGTGGAATCTCCGCCTGGCCCTGTAAACCACACTCTGATCTTGCCTTCCACTAAGGCAGGCCCTTTACCCTCACCGCAATGGCGAGGGCATATTAACCTACGCCCTAATTTAGAAAAGCCTCAGTTACGAGCTTGGCAGGTTACTGGGTTAATGCTGACGCCAGCTCAAATTCTGGAGATGCTGCCTGTTGTGCCAGATCCAGAAGTACAGACACCTGAGGAATTAGAACAAGAAGGCGTATTATATGGCGTTGACTTACGTTACTGGCGAGAAGTAACGCTGCTTGCGCAACAGTTGCTCATCCACCAGCAGTACGTGCCTGCCCTCTCAGGTGATCGCCAAATTAGCCGTTCGCGTTGGCTGCCGGTGTTTGAGACGAATTGGTCGCAGGTAGCTCTGTACCGGCTAGGGGCTTCGATGCCAGGCATTTGTCGCGCCCTCAAAGCCTCGGGTCCACTACGAGAACCCGCTCCCGACTCACCAGCTCTGTTGAGGCAGGTCTTGGAATTGCTGGTTAACACTGGGGCGCGGCGGGTGCTCAGTCGTACTGGCTGTCCTGAGGGTCTAGACCCCAATAATCCCAACGCCATTAATGCCTGGCTCGCCAGCCTGCACACTTATAACGACCAGTTCCGCTGCCCAGCACCGATTGTGGCGCTCTTGCGCGAGTGCATTCAAGGCTGGCTGAAGCCGGTACTGACTAATTGGGAAGAGAATTTCGCGGTGTCTTTACGTCTGGCACCACCGGAAGACGGGAAGCGTTGGCTGCTGGAATTAGGCGTTCAATCCCGTGAGGACTCAACGGTGCGGATCAGGGCTGCTGATCTCTGGCGGCCTGACGAGACAACAATCGTGGCAACAGGGGGTCAAGTCAATGCGGTGCGCAACAAACTGCGCGACGGCTTGGCAATAGCGGCACACATTTTTCCGCCTCTTGCTCGTTTGGTTCGTTCAGCAACGCCGAGTTTGCGCTACCTGAGTACAGAGGAAGCCTATAACTTCCTGCGCGATGCTGCTACTGCCCTAGAAGCTCAAGGGCTAGCGGTGCAGGTTCCCAACTGGTGGAAACAAAAATCATCGAAGTTGGGAGTCAGCCTGGAGGTCCGCCAGACGGAAGGAGCCAGCCAGATGGGGCTCGACCAGGTCTTGCAGTACAACTGGAAATTAGCCTTGGGGGGTCAAAGTCTGACCTTTGAGGAGTTTCAGGCTTTGGCGGCGCAGAAGGTACCCTTGGTCAACGTACGTGGGCAATGGGTCAATCTGGACCCGAACGAAGTGGAAAAAGCAATTGCCTTCTGGGAACGCCAGCAAGGCTCCGGTGAAATGCGCGCTGGTGAGTTTCTACGCCGCAGCTTGGCGCAAGACAAGGGCAGTTTGGGTGGCCTCGAAATCCAAAACTTCGACGCCCAGGGCATGCTGGGAGACTTTCTCAGTCGTCTCAAGTCCGGCGATCAAGTCGAGCTCCTAGGCGCACCTCCAGGCTTAGAAGGGCAGTTACGCCCCTATCAAGAACGGGGAGTATCCTGGCTGGGCTTCTTGCATAAATGGGGTTTAGGCGCTTGCTTAGCTGACGATATGGGCCTGGGAAAAACTATTGAGTACATTTCCCATTTGCTTTGGCTCAAGAAAGAGAACCCCAAAAAGTCACTTAAGGTTCTGCTGATTTGTCCAACCTCTGTAATTAGTAACTGGAGCCGGGAAGTGCAGAAATTTGCGCCTAGCCTCAGTGTGCTCATTCAGCACGGCTCTAATCGCTTGAAAGGCCAGGAGTTTATCAAGTCAGCTTCAAAGCATGATCTAACTCTGACCAGTTATGCCCTTGCCCTGCGTGACCTCAAAGATCTCAAAAAAGTAGAATGGAGCGGGGTTGCACTGGACGAAGCCCAGAATATTAAGAATCCAGATGCCAAACAAACTAGAGCGATTAAGCAGCTTGCCCAAGGCTCTCGCGTGGCATTAACCGGTACCCCAGTCGAGAACCGCCTGGGCGAACTGTGGTCAATTATGGATTTTCTAAATCCTGGCTATCTAGGCAATTCGGAGCGCTTTAAGGAGGAGTTTGCCCTACCCATTGAGCGACACCAAAGCGAAGAAGCTGCGGGTCAATTGCGTGCGTTAGTGCAGCCTTTTATTCTGCGTCGGCTGAAAACAGACCCTACGATTATTCAGGACTTACCCGAAAAACAAGAAAGCAAGGTCTACTGCAACCTCAGCAAAGAACAGGCCAGTCTGTATCAGGCAGTGGTGCAGGATACGATGAAGAAGCTAGAGGGAGCTGAAGGTATTGCCCGTCGCGGTATCATCTTGGCAACCTTGACCAAACTCAAACAGGTCTGCAATCACCCCGCTCAGTTTCTCAAGGAAGGCGGTATTCTGGCCGGACGCTCCGGTAAGTTAAACCGCTTGAGTGAATTGATTGAAGAAATTGTAGATGAAGCTGAGAACGATAAAGTGCTTATCTTCACGCAGTTTGCGGAGATGGGCAAAATGCTGCAAAAGCATTTGAAGTCGCAATTTCAGCAGGAAGTTCCATTCCTCTATGGCTCCGTTTCTAAGCAGAAGCGAGATGAAATGGTCAACGAATTTCAGCAGGAAACAGGCGGGCCTCAATTTTTCATTCTCTCGATTAAAGCCGGCGGTGTGGGTTTGAATCTTACTCGGGCCAATCATGTGTTCCACTTCGATCGTTGGTGGAATCCAGCTGTAGAAAACCAGGCCACTGACCGCGCTTTCCGGATTGGTCAGAAAAAGAATGTGCAGGTTCATAAGTTTGTCTGTGTGGGGACGCTAGAGGAGCGGATTGACCAATTGATTGAAAGTAAAAAAGCGCTGGCAGAACAAGTTGTTGGCGCTGATGAAAACTGGCTCACCGAGCTCTCAACCGACCAATTGCGTGACCTCTTCTCACTCAGCCAAGAGGCGCTGGAGGACTGA
- a CDS encoding 2'-5' RNA ligase family protein, with protein sequence MTAEKSGLFFIALVPPQEIQAQVETVRDLFVERYGSAHAKKSPPHITLKAPFHWPKDLPEPRPEAELHQFLRQFSQDQAPFAVALDGFSSFPPRVIYLRVENSTALNQIQKTVVQGLKSSFGLAAGGHENRFVPHMTVAFKDLTPRNYHLAWAEFASQPLRLDFMATDLVLLAHNGQRWQVEERYPFLQTTSRH encoded by the coding sequence GTGACGGCTGAGAAATCAGGCTTATTCTTTATTGCCTTGGTGCCGCCGCAGGAGATTCAAGCACAGGTCGAGACAGTTCGCGATCTTTTTGTGGAACGCTACGGAAGCGCTCACGCTAAAAAGTCGCCTCCCCACATTACGCTGAAAGCACCGTTTCATTGGCCTAAAGACCTGCCTGAGCCTCGGCCAGAAGCAGAGCTGCATCAGTTTTTGAGACAGTTTAGCCAAGACCAAGCTCCCTTTGCAGTGGCGCTGGATGGCTTCAGTAGCTTTCCGCCACGGGTGATCTATCTACGAGTAGAAAACAGTACGGCCTTGAACCAGATTCAAAAGACTGTGGTTCAAGGCCTAAAGTCTAGCTTCGGTCTGGCTGCGGGAGGGCATGAGAACCGATTTGTACCCCATATGACTGTGGCTTTTAAGGATTTGACACCCCGTAACTATCACTTAGCTTGGGCTGAGTTTGCCTCTCAGCCTTTACGCCTAGACTTCATGGCGACAGACCTAGTGTTGCTAGCCCACAACGGACAGCGGTGGCAAGTGGAGGAGCGTTATCCGTTTTTGCAAACCACTTCTAGGCACTAA
- a CDS encoding BCD family MFS transporter, whose protein sequence is MTSSNHDSGTGGALNAPVATALPKVNVFTMFRLGLFQMGLGIMSVLALGVLNRVLIGELKVTAWIAAGAIAMHQFVSPARLWFGQMSDAKPIRGYHRTGYVWLGAALFSIAVFLAVQVMWRLGDSLQNQGWTLATYGWAALLALAFALYGLALSCSSTPFAALLVDVSDEENRSKLVGVVWSMLMVGIVVGAIMGSSLLKQLALDAPLAVLQASINRLFAIVPAIVFGLALLATVGIERRYSRYTSRSSLVDREDGITLGKALKVLTASRQTGIFFTFLLVMTISLFMQDAVLEPYGGEVFAMAIAETTKLNAFWGMGTLIGLSATGFLLAPRLGKQNTARLGCLLVAACFGLLLLSGFTANQKLLQAVLFVFGLASGVTTTGAVSLMLDLTAAETAGTFIGAWGLAQAMARALATVTGGAILDLGRQLFTSPVMAYGLVFTVQAIGMILAVWLLSRVNITEFRTDMKGAVSQILAGELD, encoded by the coding sequence ATGACGAGTAGCAATCATGACTCCGGAACTGGAGGAGCGTTGAATGCCCCAGTCGCAACTGCTCTACCTAAAGTAAATGTTTTTACCATGTTCCGGCTGGGTCTGTTTCAGATGGGGTTAGGCATCATGTCGGTGCTTGCTCTGGGGGTATTGAACCGAGTCCTGATTGGGGAACTTAAAGTTACTGCCTGGATTGCTGCCGGTGCAATTGCCATGCACCAGTTTGTTTCCCCCGCTCGGCTCTGGTTTGGTCAGATGTCCGACGCTAAGCCGATTCGAGGCTACCATCGAACCGGCTACGTCTGGCTCGGGGCAGCTCTGTTTTCAATAGCCGTGTTTCTGGCTGTGCAGGTCATGTGGCGCTTAGGCGACAGTCTACAAAATCAGGGCTGGACGCTAGCGACCTATGGTTGGGCGGCTCTATTAGCCCTGGCTTTTGCTCTCTATGGTTTGGCGCTCAGTTGCAGCTCGACCCCGTTCGCTGCCCTATTAGTTGATGTCTCCGATGAAGAAAATCGGTCCAAGTTAGTAGGGGTTGTTTGGTCAATGCTCATGGTTGGCATCGTTGTTGGCGCCATTATGGGTAGCAGTTTACTCAAGCAGTTAGCTTTAGATGCCCCCCTAGCAGTTCTACAAGCCTCAATCAATCGTCTATTTGCAATTGTGCCAGCGATCGTTTTCGGCTTGGCCCTGCTTGCAACGGTTGGCATTGAGAGGCGCTATTCGCGTTACACTTCCCGTTCCAGCTTGGTTGACCGAGAAGACGGCATTACTTTAGGCAAAGCCTTAAAAGTATTAACCGCTAGCCGTCAAACTGGAATCTTTTTTACCTTTCTATTGGTAATGACCATCAGCCTGTTTATGCAGGATGCTGTTTTGGAGCCCTATGGTGGCGAAGTATTCGCGATGGCGATTGCCGAGACAACCAAGCTTAACGCTTTCTGGGGGATGGGAACTCTCATCGGCTTAAGCGCAACCGGCTTTCTGCTAGCCCCTCGCTTGGGTAAGCAAAATACGGCACGGCTAGGCTGCTTATTAGTTGCAGCTTGCTTTGGCCTATTACTTCTATCTGGCTTCACGGCCAATCAAAAGCTGCTACAAGCTGTTCTCTTTGTATTCGGCTTGGCTTCGGGAGTCACTACTACTGGTGCTGTCAGCCTGATGTTAGATCTCACCGCTGCAGAAACAGCGGGTACGTTTATTGGCGCTTGGGGACTGGCTCAAGCAATGGCGCGAGCTTTAGCCACAGTAACGGGTGGTGCAATCCTAGACTTGGGTCGCCAACTGTTCACGTCACCTGTAATGGCCTACGGCCTCGTTTTTACCGTCCAGGCCATCGGCATGATTTTGGCGGTTTGGTTGTTGAGCCGCGTGAATATCACCGAGTTCCGAACCGATATGAAAGGGGCGGTTTCGCAAATTCTGGCTGGGGAACTCGACTGA
- the glyQ gene encoding glycine--tRNA ligase subunit alpha, with protein MNFQAIISTLHRFWAEQGCLIAQPYDTEKGAGTMNPHTFLRAIGPEPWSVAYVEPSRRPTDGRYGENPNRYQHYYQYQVLIKPSPNNIQEVYLESLRGLGIKPEDHDIRFVEDNWEAPTLGAWGVGWEVWLDGMEITQFTYFQQCGGIDCRPVPIEITYGLERLAMYLQGVNDIKDIQWTEGVTYGDVHLQGEVEESTYNFKTSNPDMLLTLFGLYEQEASAQIEAKLVLPAFNYVLKCSHTFNLLDARGVISVTERARYIGRIRNLARRVAQLYLAQRQEMGFPLGNASLLQNAVA; from the coding sequence ATTTTCAAGCGATTATCAGCACGCTGCATAGGTTCTGGGCTGAGCAGGGATGTTTGATTGCGCAGCCCTATGACACAGAGAAGGGGGCTGGGACGATGAACCCTCATACATTTCTACGAGCGATTGGACCAGAACCCTGGAGTGTTGCTTACGTAGAGCCCTCACGCAGACCAACGGACGGGCGTTACGGTGAGAATCCAAACCGGTATCAGCACTACTACCAGTACCAGGTTCTGATTAAGCCATCGCCCAACAATATTCAGGAGGTCTACTTAGAGTCTCTGCGGGGCTTAGGGATTAAGCCGGAAGATCACGACATTCGATTTGTTGAGGATAACTGGGAGGCTCCGACTTTAGGAGCCTGGGGGGTGGGCTGGGAAGTCTGGCTAGACGGAATGGAGATCACCCAGTTCACTTATTTTCAACAATGCGGCGGAATTGATTGTCGGCCCGTACCGATCGAAATCACCTACGGCTTAGAGCGGTTGGCGATGTATTTGCAGGGGGTTAATGACATCAAGGACATCCAGTGGACCGAAGGAGTGACCTACGGAGATGTGCATTTACAGGGTGAGGTCGAAGAATCAACCTACAACTTTAAGACGTCAAATCCTGACATGTTGCTAACGTTGTTTGGTCTATACGAGCAAGAGGCCAGCGCACAGATTGAGGCAAAGTTAGTGCTGCCAGCGTTTAACTATGTATTGAAGTGCTCTCACACTTTTAATCTGTTGGATGCACGCGGCGTGATTTCAGTAACGGAGAGAGCCCGTTACATTGGGCGAATCCGGAACTTGGCTCGACGGGTAGCACAACTTTACCTAGCGCAACGACAGGAAATGGGCTTTCCACTTGGCAACGCGAGCCTGCTCCAGAATGCAGTAGCCTGA
- the nblR gene encoding response regulator transcription factor NblR produces the protein MSTDVAAQSPSPQTAPRVLIVEADVPLAEHLSLDLCEAGYEATIAHDAPAGLQQAQRLQPDLVVVDRFLGGESGLWLCRHLRALGLQIPLLLLMGRDEVDDRVACLESGADDYILKPYRSDEFLKLVRLYLRSTHHPTPPHQLRFQDLLLDSVSHEASRGGRSIELTAKEFELLRYLMEHPREVLTREQILENVWGYDFMGESNVIEVYIRYLRLKIEEEGEKRLIQTVRGVGYVLRES, from the coding sequence ATGAGTACTGACGTTGCAGCTCAATCCCCTTCCCCCCAGACGGCTCCACGGGTGTTAATTGTGGAGGCAGATGTCCCCCTAGCCGAGCACCTTAGCCTGGATCTGTGTGAAGCAGGTTATGAGGCAACTATTGCCCATGATGCCCCTGCAGGTCTCCAGCAAGCTCAGCGCCTCCAGCCGGATCTGGTGGTGGTTGATCGCTTCCTTGGAGGTGAATCAGGACTGTGGCTGTGTCGTCATCTGCGGGCGCTGGGCTTGCAAATTCCCTTGCTGCTGCTAATGGGCCGCGATGAGGTTGACGACCGGGTGGCCTGCTTAGAGTCCGGTGCTGACGATTATATTCTTAAACCTTACCGTAGTGACGAATTCCTGAAGCTAGTTCGTCTCTATCTGCGCAGCACTCATCACCCTACACCCCCGCATCAACTCCGCTTTCAAGACCTGTTGCTAGATTCGGTTAGCCATGAGGCTTCCCGTGGTGGACGATCGATCGAACTGACGGCCAAAGAATTTGAGTTGCTGCGCTATTTGATGGAACACCCACGCGAAGTGCTTACCCGTGAACAGATCTTAGAAAATGTCTGGGGCTATGACTTCATGGGTGAATCCAACGTGATTGAGGTCTATATCCGCTATTTGCGCCTCAAAATTGAAGAAGAAGGAGAGAAGCGCCTAATTCAAACCGTGCGCGGCGTTGGCTACGTTCTACGCGAGTCTTGA
- the psb27 gene encoding photosystem II protein Psb27 produces the protein MKRMISRLFALVLVAVVGLMGCTADPGGMTGDYRQDTLSLVGSLRNAVETPEDSPNKKELQKEARVQINAFAARYGRDSGKSTLTSFTTMRTALNSLAGHYSTYPNRPVPEKLKKRLLQELQQVEVSLERGR, from the coding sequence ATGAAACGCATGATCTCTCGCCTATTTGCTTTGGTTCTAGTCGCCGTAGTCGGCTTGATGGGTTGCACTGCTGATCCAGGAGGCATGACCGGGGACTATCGCCAGGACACTCTTTCTCTAGTGGGTAGTTTGCGCAACGCCGTCGAAACTCCTGAGGACAGTCCCAATAAAAAAGAACTTCAGAAGGAAGCGCGGGTTCAGATCAATGCCTTCGCTGCTCGCTACGGTCGCGATTCTGGCAAATCTACGCTGACCTCATTTACAACCATGCGCACTGCGCTCAACTCGCTGGCTGGTCACTACAGCACTTACCCCAACCGGCCCGTACCTGAGAAGTTGAAGAAGCGTTTGCTTCAAGAACTTCAGCAGGTTGAAGTTTCGTTGGAAAGGGGTCGTTAG
- a CDS encoding serine hydrolase has product MPFFSLDERLTALGNRVLEQTWETFSHRGLARNQLALTWLVYDTPVFVNTGGALSAEEFWKQSVRGFSYRGVERLYPASVVKLFYLVAVHEWLQSQMIATSPELDRAVRDMIVDSSNDATGLVVDSLTGTTSGPELPAGPFETWQSQRNIVNRYYQSLGWVELESINVNQKTWCDGPYGRERAFLGEMLENRNMLTTDATARLLHSIVGGVTVSAARSQEMMGLLRRSLDPTELAAHPENQVTGFLGAGLPATARLWSKAGFTSTVRHDAAYIELPDRAPYLLVVFAEGRHQSQNEELLPLISELVAEAMKEAVA; this is encoded by the coding sequence ATGCCCTTTTTCTCATTAGATGAACGGTTAACCGCTTTGGGCAATCGAGTTCTGGAGCAGACTTGGGAAACCTTTTCGCACCGCGGCTTAGCTCGTAATCAATTGGCTCTGACTTGGTTGGTTTACGATACACCTGTCTTTGTTAATACTGGAGGGGCGCTCTCAGCTGAGGAGTTTTGGAAGCAGTCTGTGCGCGGCTTCAGCTACCGAGGTGTGGAGCGTCTCTACCCGGCTAGTGTGGTGAAATTGTTTTACCTCGTCGCGGTGCATGAGTGGTTGCAATCTCAGATGATCGCAACCTCGCCTGAGTTAGATCGGGCTGTGCGTGACATGATCGTTGATTCCAGTAACGATGCGACAGGTCTGGTCGTGGATTCACTAACCGGGACGACCAGTGGACCAGAACTACCGGCTGGTCCTTTTGAAACTTGGCAATCGCAGCGCAACATTGTGAACCGCTACTACCAATCTTTAGGCTGGGTAGAGTTGGAAAGCATCAACGTCAATCAGAAAACTTGGTGCGATGGACCCTATGGGCGTGAGCGCGCCTTTTTGGGGGAAATGCTGGAAAACCGCAACATGTTGACCACTGATGCAACAGCCCGTTTGTTACACAGTATTGTTGGGGGTGTGACAGTGAGCGCAGCTCGTTCTCAGGAGATGATGGGCTTATTGCGGCGCAGTCTAGACCCCACAGAACTGGCTGCTCATCCGGAGAACCAAGTTACTGGTTTTTTAGGAGCGGGGCTACCAGCAACAGCTCGGCTCTGGTCCAAAGCAGGCTTCACCAGCACGGTCCGCCATGACGCCGCTTACATTGAACTTCCTGACCGGGCACCTTACCTGTTGGTAGTTTTTGCAGAAGGCCGCCATCAAAGCCAAAATGAGGAATTGCTGCCCTTGATCTCGGAGCTGGTCGCTGAGGCAATGAAGGAAGCTGTAGCGTGA
- the rsmD gene encoding 16S rRNA (guanine(966)-N(2))-methyltransferase RsmD: MALRVYGNRRLRTLEGLATRPTPGRVREALFNIWRDKIEGCHWLDLCTGIGSLGAEALLRGAQSVVGIELAGAAVRVIEENWQRCAQEGQSFEIIRGDVVQGIHRLRQKELTFDCIYFDPPYQSDLYEPVLNSIAPLLKPQGELVAEHLPRRRLPEIIGGLSQVEQRVYGHTSLSFYQLRDVD; the protein is encoded by the coding sequence ATGGCACTGCGAGTCTACGGAAATCGACGCTTACGTACCCTGGAAGGATTGGCAACACGGCCAACGCCAGGGCGCGTACGGGAGGCCCTATTTAATATTTGGCGGGACAAAATTGAGGGTTGTCACTGGCTTGATCTGTGCACTGGCATTGGTAGTTTAGGCGCTGAAGCCCTACTGCGGGGAGCCCAATCGGTAGTAGGGATTGAGCTAGCTGGAGCTGCTGTCCGAGTGATCGAAGAAAACTGGCAACGCTGTGCCCAGGAGGGCCAAAGTTTTGAAATCATTCGAGGCGACGTGGTCCAGGGAATCCACCGTTTACGTCAGAAGGAGTTAACCTTTGACTGCATTTACTTTGACCCACCTTATCAGAGTGACCTCTATGAGCCAGTACTCAATAGCATTGCTCCTTTACTAAAGCCACAGGGGGAATTAGTAGCTGAACACCTACCTAGACGACGCCTACCTGAGATCATCGGAGGACTAAGTCAAGTTGAACAGCGAGTATATGGACACACCAGTCTCAGTTTCTACCAACTGCGCGATGTTGACTAG
- a CDS encoding dual specificity protein phosphatase family protein produces the protein MADQPYNWREPAWVIPNYLALGPFPQAQDLERLRVQGITAVLTLNEIHEGSLPIRLKSQFTWTRVPIPDGLLGGVPKVTQLSQCMEVLGQWRTEGHHTYVHCMAGVGRSPLVCAAYLIVFESYSLSEAMQQIQYARPIASPDARQLMVLSQFLQTRLKS, from the coding sequence ATGGCAGATCAGCCATACAACTGGAGAGAACCTGCCTGGGTTATTCCAAACTATCTCGCGCTAGGGCCATTTCCCCAAGCTCAAGATCTGGAACGCCTGCGTGTACAGGGCATTACGGCCGTCTTGACCCTGAACGAGATTCATGAGGGCAGCCTGCCCATTCGGCTCAAAAGCCAATTTACTTGGACGCGGGTACCGATCCCAGATGGCCTCCTAGGGGGAGTGCCTAAGGTGACGCAGTTGAGCCAGTGTATGGAAGTCCTAGGCCAGTGGCGAACTGAGGGACATCACACCTATGTACATTGCATGGCTGGGGTTGGACGCTCACCCTTAGTGTGCGCAGCCTACCTGATCGTGTTTGAGTCTTATTCTCTATCGGAGGCCATGCAGCAAATTCAGTACGCTCGCCCGATTGCCAGTCCAGATGCCCGCCAACTAATGGTACTCAGCCAGTTTCTACAAACTCGGCTGAAAAGTTGA